Part of the Flammeovirga agarivorans genome is shown below.
AGAACAGAATAGATATATCTACACTATCCAAGTAGAAGGTGAAACAGTTTCTGTTTTAAACAAAGATACATTGCAAGTTTACGCTTCAATCTTACCCTAAACACTAACTAAGAGGGAATACGTAAAAGTATTCCCTCCAAACGATTCTAATTATGAAAAATATTTTAAAAATACTTCCAGTAATACTCATTTTTGGGTGTGATAATTCAGAGATTGAAGACACAAGCTATAAACATATTGATAATCCAGATGCACAACCTTATATCTCAGAGGTAATAGATTTCAAACCTGCTCCCGGTCAGTTTATGAATAAGGTAGAAAATGATTTTGAAGCAGCAGAAAACATTGTAGGTAATACAGATCAATTTATCTCATTAGGTGCATTTGGAGGAGAGGTAACCTTTAAATTTGATCACTCGATCCTTAATAAGGACGGAAATGATATAGCCATTTATGCTAACTCGTTTGAAAACTCCAGTGAACCTGGAATTGTTATGGTATGTCAAGATTTGAATCACAATGGCTACCCTGATGATAATGAGCCTTGGTACGAACTGAAAGGATCAGAATATAATGCATCAACGACAAAGCATAATGTGAGTATCACTTACTACAGACCTACGGAAAATGATCATATTATTCCATATAAAATGGAATGGAATGGAGAAGAGCAAACAGGTGAGTTCGATTTGACAGCAATAATTCCTTATCATGATCAACCTATGTTTCCAACATGTTATTTAACAGATGAGATTACATTTTCGGGAACATTATTAGCCTCTAATGTGATAAAAGAAGGGGACATATATTATAATCCTAAATACGAATGGGGATATTGTGATAATGCAGGATATGAAAATGAAGGAATACTAAGAAGTGCAGATGTATTTGATATTTCTAATGCAGTTGATGATAATGGACAAGCTGTTCATTTGATCGCAATTGATTTTGTAAAAGTGTATACAGCAACTTTTGATAATTCGGGTTGGTTGGGAGAAAGATCAACAGAAGTATTTAAAGCCGCAGATATTTCTTTACTAAGTGATGAAGAGTAAGCTTTTCTTGTGTGGCCTCTTTCTATTCTTTACTTCTTCTACCTTTTCTCAAACATTTGATACAGCAAGAGTCTTAAATGAAGTAGAAGTAATTGGACAAAGAGTTACAGAGAGAATTAGTTTTAAGTCAACCACCATAAATAAAGAAAGAATACAGGAAAATCTCTCTGCATCTTTAGGGGAGTTGTTGACTTTAAATACTCCCATTTTCATTAAAAGTTATGGTGCTGGTGGAACTGCAACACCGTCTTTCAGAGGAACAGGAGCTAGCCATACCAAAGTATATTGGAATGGGATCAACTTAAATTCACCAATGCTAGGTCAAGTAGACTTATCCTTATTTCCTGTGGCATTTACAGATGAAGTAACGGTAAACTATGGAGGGTCGAGTTTATTGTATGGTACAGGAGGTTTGGGTGGTGGTATCCAAATGAATAGTAATTTAAATTGGGATGGTAAGACTCATGTATTACTATCCCAAACGGCGAACACATTGCAAAATTATATAAGCAATGCCAGCGTCACTTTAGGGAATGAAAGAATACAGAGTACAACAAAAGTATTCTATAAGGATGCTGGTAATTACTTTACTTTCGTCAATCCATTACAACCTGGTAATCCCACTTGGGAAAACAATCATTCTGCACAAATACAATACGGGGTTTTACAGGAAGTAGGTTGGAGAATAGATGACTATCAACAAATAAAGTTAGATTTTTGGTATCAGGAAAGTGATCGGGAGTTAACCCCTTCAATGGACAGTCAGGAAGGTGATTCATGGCAAAGTGATGCCTCAACAAGAGTATTACTTAATTGGAATTATAATAAAAACGATTTGACTATCGATGCATCCACCGCCTTTGTACAAGAATCACTTTGGTACCGGAAAGAGTTGAATAATGATGAAAATCCAAAACTAAGCACATCAGATAGTAAAACGTATCAATGGCATAATCATTTACGAAGTGATTATCAACTATACGAAAACTTTACAATAAAAGGTGGTGTAGATTTGGTTATGGATCAAGTGAATAGTAATGCTTATCAATCCACTCAAGATACTACGAGTCATTTGGTTCATCAAAATACTTTAGATGTTTATGCAGGTTTTGATTGGTGGGTGCTACCTCATCTATCGATCAGTACATTATGTAGGCAAGAATGGATTGATTTTAACCAAAAGCCATTTTTACCCTCTATTGGTGTAGAATATAATCCATATGAAAATGATTTCTGGCAGCTTTCCGTAAGAGGGAATAGTTCTAAAAATTTTAATGCTCCTTCTTTAAATGATAGATATTGGTACCCGGTAGGAAACCCTGATTTATTACCCGAAGAGGGGTGGACCCATGAAGGTACTTTGGAAATAAAATATCAGGATGAAAATTGGTTGTTCAAATATGAGTGTACAGCTTTTAATAGTTTAATTAATAATTGGATCATTTGGAAGCCAGCTGTCAGTAATTTATGGAGACCTGAAAACCTAAAAAAAGTACATAGTAGAGGAGTTGAACAAATCATTACCACTTCTTATTCTAAGGACGATTTTTCTATCCTTTTGTATGGATCTTTATCCTTTGTGAAATCTGAAAGTATTGAGGCTTACGATGAGTTGGACAATTCAGTAGGGAAGCAGTTAATCTATACACCGGTGGGTTCTTTTCAAGGGTATATACGCTGTAATTATAAATCAATATATACAATTATTGAGCAACAAATGTATGGTAAACGATATACTCAAAGTGATGGTAGTGAATATTTACCACCCTACTATCTCACCAACTTGGTATTAGGAAAGCAATGGAATTTAGGATCACATACGATTGATCTAAAAGGTAGAATTGAGAATGTTTTTGGATATTATTATCAATCAATAGCAAGAAAACCAATGCCCACTCAAGTATATCAAATCAGTCTAACCTATAAAATATAAGTGATGAAAAAGTTAATGATGGTTTTTCTACTTTTAGTAGGTTGTAATGAAGTAGAAGATAGTATGCCAATTTCTGATGAGAAAGAAATACCAGAATCTCTACAATTGACGGATGGAGTTTTTGTAATTAATGAAGGGAATTTTGACTGGGGACATGGTACACTATCACATAAAAAATACGATTCGGATACGGTCTATAATGAAATATATAAGCAAGTAAATAGTTTCGAAATAGGTAATGTCGCTCAATCCATGACAATTATCGGAGACCTAGGGTATATCTGTGTAAATAATTCCTCAAGAGTTGATGTTATTGAAACAAAAACATCGAAGTGGGTGGATAGAATAGATCTACCGAAAAGTAGTCCACGCTATCTTTTACAGATTGATGAAAGGAAATCTTATGTAACAGATTTATATGCTGACCGTTTTTATGTTGTTGACCACAATAATTTCTCACTTTCCAAAGAAGTAAAAGTAAGTGGATGGACGGAAAAAATGTGTCTATTGGATCAATATGTTTATATGACTGTTACCAGAACGGTTTTCGATAAAAGGCAAGGAGGACAGTTATTACTTAAAATAAATAAAGCAACAGATCTAGTTGAAGATAGCCTTGCTTTGCCGTATGGTCCGATTGATCTTCAGAAAGATAAAAACAATAAAATTTGGATACTTTGTAATGGTGGACTGGATAAAGAAGATGCCGCCATTGTAAAGGTAGATCCCAAGACTTTTACTATACAAGACCAGATAACTTTCACAAAGGATGACTATTTGAGTATGCCTTCAAGGCTTAGAATCAATAATGAAAAAGATGAGTTATTCTATATAAGAAAGAATATTTACAGACTGCCTATAGATAATTCTCCTTTAACCCCCGAATTAATGATAGAAAAAGGGAAACGTTTATTTTATGGTCTAGGAGTCTCTCCACATAATAACGATATCTATGTGACAGATGCTATCGATTATGTGCAAAAAGGGTGGGTCTTCAGATATTCTCAGATGGGAGTAAAGTTAGATTCTTTTCAAGTTGGGGTTATTCCTAATGAGATTGTCTTCCAATAATTTACTCTATTTGATGAGTAAAACTTTATACTTGATATTATTCTTTATCTAAAATTGATGTATATTCATTACTACAATTCATTAACCTAACTATCTCATAAATGGATTTAACGCAGAATAAAGAAAATGCGATAGCTTTCTATCGAATGGCTTATGAAGGTAACCCCAAAAAAGCAGTGGATCTTTATGTTGGTGATCAATACATTCAACACAACCCTGATGTAAGCGATGGACTTACGGGCTTTATAGAGTACTTTGAAAGAATGCAAAAAGAATACCCTGAAAAGTCTATTGAATTTGTAAGATGTATAGCTGAAGGAAATCTTGTTGCTTTACATACCCATCAAACATGGCCTGATGATGACCAATATGTAACTATGGATTTCTTTAGGTTTGATGAGAAGGGAAAAATTTGTGAGCATTGGGATGCAATACAACAGATTCCAAAACAAAGTGCCAACGACAACACTATGTATTAAAAGAACCGATCAATTATTTAATTCTCTTCAAACTACTTCTACATGTATACGCAACGAAATTATTCCATAGGAACAATGGCGTTATGGACAAGAAGGTACATTTATATGTTCTTGTTTATATCTGCTATACCTACGGCTTTATATGTTTTATTGGATTGGAAGTTTATCCACCTACCTTGGTTACCTATTGCTCTAGTTGGTAGTGCGCTTGCATTTATCATTGGTTTTAAAAACAATGCATCCTACGGAAGGTTATGGGAAGCAAGAAAAATATGGGGAGGAATTGTAAATACTTCTCGATCTTTTACCATTATGGTCAATGATTTTATTACCAACCAATATGCAGATAATGATCTATCACAAGAAGAGTTATTTGCGATTCGAAAAACAATTATACTAAGACATATAGCATGGATGACTTGTTTAAGACATGCATTGAGAACACCAAAACCTTGGGAGATGTCTCATATCAATGCTTCTGATAAAGAATATATGGATGATATTGTTATCAATGAAAGGAAATATACTTTAAAAGAAGAACTGACAGGATATTTATCTGAGGAAGAAATTAATCACGTTTTAAGTCAAGGAAATAAGCAATCGGCTTGTCTAAACCTTCAATCAAAACATTTAAGAGTCTTACAAGAAGATAAACGAATTTGGGAATTCTCATTCTTAGAAATGGAAAAACAAATTATCGAGATGTTTGCACTTCAAGGTAAATCAGAAAGAATAAAGAACTTTCCATATCCTCGACAATTTGCAACGTTGAATAGGTTTTTCGTTTGGATTTTTGTGCTACTATTACCTATTGGCTTAATCAATGTTTTTGATGAAATTGGTTTAACAATTTTAAAAGAAAATTCTACTAATTGGTATGGATATCTTGGGAATTATTTCGCCTGGTTAACGATACCCTTTAGTATCGTTATCTCTTGGATTTTCTTTACAATGGAGCGAATTGGAGAAGTTTCTGAAAACCCATTTGAAGGAGTAGCCAACGATGTGCCAATAACAACAATGGCAAGAGGAATAGAGATAGATATTAGACAAATGATTGGTGATAACAAGGAAGAAATACCGTTTCCTATTGAACACCAAAGAGATATACAGATGTAATTAAATAATGAACAAACAACATATGATAGCATTAGTAACCGGAGCAAATAAAGGGATTGGATTGGAAACTGCTACACAATTGGCAGGGTTAGGTCATAAAGTTTATTTAGGAGCAAGAGATATTGAAAAAGGAAATGCAGCTAAATCAAAAATAAACAACTCCGAAAATATTGAAGTGATAGAGCTGGATGTATCAAAAGAAGATTCTATCCAAAAGGCTTTCGAAAGGATAAAACTTGAAAATGGCAGATTGGATATATTGGTCAATAATGCCGCGATAAACTATGATACATGGCAAGATGCATTATCGGCCGATTTGAACAATGTAAGAGAAACATTAGAAACTAATTTATTTGGTGCTTGGAAAATGATTCAAACATTTTTGCCTTTAATGCAGCAAAATAATTATGGTAGAATTGTTAATGTAAGTAGTGGATCAGGAGCCATTACCAATATGACAGTAGGGACACCGGGATATTCTATCAGTAAAGCATCATTAAATATCTTGACGATTAATTTTGCTCATATAGCATCGAATTACGATATCTTGATTAATTCTGTTTGTCCAGGTTGGGTAAAAACTGATATGGGAGGAGCAGGAGCGAACAGATCTGTAAGCGAAGGAGCTGAAACAATTATATGGGCGGCATTACTTCAAAAAGGAGCTGCTTCAGGAAAGTTTTTCAGAGATAAGAAAGAAATTCCTTTTTAGATGACATCCACTTAATAGCAAAAACAAAATGAAGAAATTACATATAATATAACGTCTGTATTAAGGTTAGGTGATAAACTGTTAAGTGAATTTACCAAAAAAGAATTAGGCTTACCGAATTTTTGAGCCTCAAAAGAAAATCAACAATGTATCAAAGTATTGTTGATTTTTTTATTTAAAAATAGATTAAATAAATCTATGATAATCAGTAAAATAATCTTATTTTCAATTTACAGAATTATATAACTACTGATTTATTTACATTTGTTTAAACAATTTATACTACTTAGTTGTTATCACAATTACTCAATTAATATTATTTGGTAACGATCACTCTAGACTTTTATGTTATCTAACTCCTTTTACCAGTTCAAACGAGAACAAAGAATTAAAGCTACGATAGATGAAGTGTGGGATTTCATTTCATCTCCAAAAAACCTTAAAGAAATAACTCCTGATTACATGGGTTTTGATATTACGAATACAGACATTCCAGAAAAAATGTATGCCGGAATGATCATCACCTATAAAGTGAGTCCAATGTTAGGCATCAAGATGGATTGGATGACCGAAATAACACATGTCAGGGATAGAAAATATTTCGTAGATGAACAAAGAGTAGGACCATATTCTTTATGGCACCATCAACATATACTAGAAGAAATAGATGGCGGTGTTTTAATGAAGGATATTGTTACTTATTCACCTCCTTTTGGTTTTCTTGGAGCGATTGCTAATTCTTTTATGATCGAGAAGAAACTAAAAGAAATTTTCCTGTACAGACGAAGAGTGCTTCGAAATAAATGGGGAGAATTACCAAAATACAATAATTATATTTTCGACTAAATTTATTAACCATGAAAAAATTAAGCTTACTCATTCTACTTTCAACGTTTCTTTTTTGCTTGGCATGTTCTGAAGGTGAACTAGAAACACCACAACCTACCACTCCTCCTACAACAAATGATCCGATGGATGATGATGACGATGATCAATCGGATGATATGGATGGAGATGCTGTCACTTACACTAATAGTGTATCAACAATTCTCGCATCCAATTGTAATTCTTGCCATAATGGGGCAAACCCTAGTGGAGGGCTAAGTTTGGATTCTTATACTGCAGCTAAGAACGGTACACAAAATGGAAATGTGTTAAGTAGAATAAGAGATGTAAACAATCCAATGCCTCAAGCTGGACTAATGTCAGAGGATAATATTAAAGCCATTGAAGATTGGGCAGAAGGAGGGTTCTTAGAATAATGTATAAATTAATATGTTTTTTATTCGCTACCTTTTTGTTTCATTATTCACATGCACAGAAGTTTATAACAAAAACAGGTGTTTGTGAATTTTCGGCATCAGTTCCAGCTTTTGAACCTATCGAAGCAAAATCGGAAAAAATGTTGGGTGTTTTAAATTCCGAGAATGGAGAGGTAGCTGCATTGGTAGAAATTACTACGTTCAATTTTCCTATCTCATTAATGCAGGAACATTTTAATGAGAACTACATGGATTCTCATAAATTTCCAAAGGCTACATTTACGGGTAAGATTAATGATTTCCAATTATCTGCTGACAGTACTAGAAGTAAGGTAAATGGTAAGTTGACTATTCATGGAGTGGAAAAAGGGATTGAAGCTGATATTGTATACTTAGGAACACAAGGTTCAGTATATGTTCGTAGCAATTTTGTCATCCGACCTGAAGATTTTAAGATAAAAATACCTAAAGTGATCACAAAGAAGATTGCTGAAGAGGTAAACGTAGAACTGATATTGAATTTAAAACCAAAAGAATGAAACAAATACTATTACTAACTTTTCTCTTTCTTTCCACTATTACAATCGCTCAAGATGACTTACTCAATGATTTAGAAGAGGAGGTAGAAATTGAGAAATTTGAATTACCAGCTTTCAAAGCGACAAAAATAATTAACGGACAATCTACCAAGCTGGCTAAGAAGAAAGACTTTCATCTGATTATTGCTCATAGATTTGGAAGCATTAAAGATGGAATTTCTACTTTTTTTGGTTTAGATAATGCCAACACTTACTTAGGTTTACTTTATGGGATTACAGACAAATTAAATGTAAGTATAGGAAGGGAATCTTACCGAAAAACCGTCACAGGAGCTGTAAAATATAAATTCGTAGAACAGTCAGAAAAGATGCCATTACATATTGTAGGGTATGTCGCGATGTATGCCAATACACAACTATCGGATCAAACATTCCCTGATCTTACCAATGTAGACCGTTTAAGTTACCTCTATCAGCTGATGTTTTCTAGGAGATTCAATGAGAATTTATCATTGGAATTATCACCAAAGTTCATCCGACAAAATTTAAAGTATAGTGATTATGATGTCTATAACTATATGATTCTAGGAATAGGTGGAAGGTATAAAGTATCAAAAAGAGTAGCTATTACTGCAGAGTATGATTATAACTTCTCAAGACCAAGTGAAAACCCTTATCAGAACCCATTATCAGTAGGTGTTGATTTAGAAACTGGTGGGCATGTATTTCAATTGCTATTTTCAAATGGTCAATCTACTTTGGAACCTTCTTATCTAACTTATGCTTCGGGAGATTGGAGTGATGGAGAGATCTATTTTGGGTTTAATATTGTTCGAGTGTTTTAAACGGGCATAAATAAGAAAAAATACCGCATGTATATTTAAGTGGTTTTGCCATTTTATGCTTTGTTTCATCATTTTTTGTCAATGAATATAAATTATTTATCATTCGTGGAGGTCATCATGTTTATTTGTATTAATAACGAACTTCTCTAAATTTCATCGTAGATGAATCTTGATAAAATTTTACATATATTCATTTTAATATCCTTCAGCATTCTTACTGGTTGTAAAACTATTGAAAATAAGAATGAGTTACCCTTAAGACAAACATTTCAAGTAGTTAATACTGAGTTGATTACCCCAACATTAAGTCAAATTTCAGGTATAGCTATTTCAAATGGAAATGATAAAGTATGGGTACATGAAAGCACTGTAAATGACCCTTATATATATTCTTATAATGTCAATAATGGAAAATTATTAGATAAAATCTTTGTGCGCGGTACTTCAATAGGTTGGGAAGACCTTTCTACTAGTCACATAGATGGCAAAGTAATGATCCATATTGGTGATACAGGAAATCCTGATTTAAAGAGGGAATCTATCCAAGTGTACTCTTTTAATGAGTGCGATATCTTTGATAATTTTGTTGCACCAACAGTAAAAGAATACTTATATCCCCATAATAAACCGAGAGATATAAAAGGGTTAATAGTACATGAGTCCTCAGAACAATATTACTTCTTCTCATATGATGAAAGAGGTTGCGAAATCTTTACTATGCCAGTAGAAACAAAAAATGGTACTTTAAAGAAAGTAGGAGAGCTCAACCTGAAAAATGTAAGATCAGTAGATATCTCAGACAATGGACAACATTTGGCTATTATTGCAGATGAATCAGTACATATCTGGGATCTGAAAAATGATAAATCACTTATCTATAATTTAATGTATAACCATCCTATCTTTAGTAAGACTTCTATGAAGTCAGATTATAAGGGTG
Proteins encoded:
- a CDS encoding PKD domain-containing protein → MKNILKILPVILIFGCDNSEIEDTSYKHIDNPDAQPYISEVIDFKPAPGQFMNKVENDFEAAENIVGNTDQFISLGAFGGEVTFKFDHSILNKDGNDIAIYANSFENSSEPGIVMVCQDLNHNGYPDDNEPWYELKGSEYNASTTKHNVSITYYRPTENDHIIPYKMEWNGEEQTGEFDLTAIIPYHDQPMFPTCYLTDEITFSGTLLASNVIKEGDIYYNPKYEWGYCDNAGYENEGILRSADVFDISNAVDDNGQAVHLIAIDFVKVYTATFDNSGWLGERSTEVFKAADISLLSDEE
- a CDS encoding TonB-dependent receptor plug domain-containing protein, which produces MKSKLFLCGLFLFFTSSTFSQTFDTARVLNEVEVIGQRVTERISFKSTTINKERIQENLSASLGELLTLNTPIFIKSYGAGGTATPSFRGTGASHTKVYWNGINLNSPMLGQVDLSLFPVAFTDEVTVNYGGSSLLYGTGGLGGGIQMNSNLNWDGKTHVLLSQTANTLQNYISNASVTLGNERIQSTTKVFYKDAGNYFTFVNPLQPGNPTWENNHSAQIQYGVLQEVGWRIDDYQQIKLDFWYQESDRELTPSMDSQEGDSWQSDASTRVLLNWNYNKNDLTIDASTAFVQESLWYRKELNNDENPKLSTSDSKTYQWHNHLRSDYQLYENFTIKGGVDLVMDQVNSNAYQSTQDTTSHLVHQNTLDVYAGFDWWVLPHLSISTLCRQEWIDFNQKPFLPSIGVEYNPYENDFWQLSVRGNSSKNFNAPSLNDRYWYPVGNPDLLPEEGWTHEGTLEIKYQDENWLFKYECTAFNSLINNWIIWKPAVSNLWRPENLKKVHSRGVEQIITTSYSKDDFSILLYGSLSFVKSESIEAYDELDNSVGKQLIYTPVGSFQGYIRCNYKSIYTIIEQQMYGKRYTQSDGSEYLPPYYLTNLVLGKQWNLGSHTIDLKGRIENVFGYYYQSIARKPMPTQVYQISLTYKI
- a CDS encoding DUF5074 domain-containing protein, with protein sequence MKKLMMVFLLLVGCNEVEDSMPISDEKEIPESLQLTDGVFVINEGNFDWGHGTLSHKKYDSDTVYNEIYKQVNSFEIGNVAQSMTIIGDLGYICVNNSSRVDVIETKTSKWVDRIDLPKSSPRYLLQIDERKSYVTDLYADRFYVVDHNNFSLSKEVKVSGWTEKMCLLDQYVYMTVTRTVFDKRQGGQLLLKINKATDLVEDSLALPYGPIDLQKDKNNKIWILCNGGLDKEDAAIVKVDPKTFTIQDQITFTKDDYLSMPSRLRINNEKDELFYIRKNIYRLPIDNSPLTPELMIEKGKRLFYGLGVSPHNNDIYVTDAIDYVQKGWVFRYSQMGVKLDSFQVGVIPNEIVFQ
- a CDS encoding nuclear transport factor 2 family protein, which codes for MDLTQNKENAIAFYRMAYEGNPKKAVDLYVGDQYIQHNPDVSDGLTGFIEYFERMQKEYPEKSIEFVRCIAEGNLVALHTHQTWPDDDQYVTMDFFRFDEKGKICEHWDAIQQIPKQSANDNTMY
- a CDS encoding bestrophin family protein; its protein translation is MYTQRNYSIGTMALWTRRYIYMFLFISAIPTALYVLLDWKFIHLPWLPIALVGSALAFIIGFKNNASYGRLWEARKIWGGIVNTSRSFTIMVNDFITNQYADNDLSQEELFAIRKTIILRHIAWMTCLRHALRTPKPWEMSHINASDKEYMDDIVINERKYTLKEELTGYLSEEEINHVLSQGNKQSACLNLQSKHLRVLQEDKRIWEFSFLEMEKQIIEMFALQGKSERIKNFPYPRQFATLNRFFVWIFVLLLPIGLINVFDEIGLTILKENSTNWYGYLGNYFAWLTIPFSIVISWIFFTMERIGEVSENPFEGVANDVPITTMARGIEIDIRQMIGDNKEEIPFPIEHQRDIQM
- a CDS encoding SDR family oxidoreductase, with amino-acid sequence MNKQHMIALVTGANKGIGLETATQLAGLGHKVYLGARDIEKGNAAKSKINNSENIEVIELDVSKEDSIQKAFERIKLENGRLDILVNNAAINYDTWQDALSADLNNVRETLETNLFGAWKMIQTFLPLMQQNNYGRIVNVSSGSGAITNMTVGTPGYSISKASLNILTINFAHIASNYDILINSVCPGWVKTDMGGAGANRSVSEGAETIIWAALLQKGAASGKFFRDKKEIPF
- a CDS encoding SRPBCC family protein; translated protein: MLSNSFYQFKREQRIKATIDEVWDFISSPKNLKEITPDYMGFDITNTDIPEKMYAGMIITYKVSPMLGIKMDWMTEITHVRDRKYFVDEQRVGPYSLWHHQHILEEIDGGVLMKDIVTYSPPFGFLGAIANSFMIEKKLKEIFLYRRRVLRNKWGELPKYNNYIFD
- a CDS encoding YceI family protein; its protein translation is MFHYSHAQKFITKTGVCEFSASVPAFEPIEAKSEKMLGVLNSENGEVAALVEITTFNFPISLMQEHFNENYMDSHKFPKATFTGKINDFQLSADSTRSKVNGKLTIHGVEKGIEADIVYLGTQGSVYVRSNFVIRPEDFKIKIPKVITKKIAEEVNVELILNLKPKE
- a CDS encoding DUF5777 family beta-barrel protein, with protein sequence MKQILLLTFLFLSTITIAQDDLLNDLEEEVEIEKFELPAFKATKIINGQSTKLAKKKDFHLIIAHRFGSIKDGISTFFGLDNANTYLGLLYGITDKLNVSIGRESYRKTVTGAVKYKFVEQSEKMPLHIVGYVAMYANTQLSDQTFPDLTNVDRLSYLYQLMFSRRFNENLSLELSPKFIRQNLKYSDYDVYNYMILGIGGRYKVSKRVAITAEYDYNFSRPSENPYQNPLSVGVDLETGGHVFQLLFSNGQSTLEPSYLTYASGDWSDGEIYFGFNIVRVF